Below is a window of Ciceribacter thiooxidans DNA.
TCGCGCGGCCCCTTGCGACCGGAACAAAAGGGTCCTCGCGCCTGTTGTTGAGGGCCGGAGTCTGCGAAGGAGACGAGAAGATGGAGGCAATGTTGCCGACCGAAGCGATGATGCGTGCAGCGGTGATCACCGGGGCGGGACGGATGGAGGTGCGGCAGGCGCCGCTGCCCGAACCGAAGGCCGGGGAGGTTCGTATCCGTCTCGAGGGTTGCGGTGTCTGCGCCTCCAACCTCGGGCCGTGGTCGGGGCCGGACTGGATGACGTTTCCGACCGAGAACGGCGGGCTCGGACACGAGGGCTGGGGCTGGATCGATGCCGTCGGTCCGGGCGTCGACGACCTGCAGCCCGGCGACCGTGTTGCCGCGCTCTCCTATCACGCCTATGCCGAATACGACGTGGCGGCGGCAGATGCCGTCGTGAAGCTTCCGGATTCGCTTGCGGGCCAGCCGTTTCCGGGGGAGCCCCTCGGATGTGCGATGAATATCTTCGAGCGCAGCGGCGTCGAGGAAGGCCAGACCGTCGCGATCGTGGGCCTCGGCTTTCTGGGTGCGCTTCTGACCCAGCTCTGCGTC
It encodes the following:
- a CDS encoding MDR/zinc-dependent alcohol dehydrogenase-like family protein gives rise to the protein MEAMLPTEAMMRAAVITGAGRMEVRQAPLPEPKAGEVRIRLEGCGVCASNLGPWSGPDWMTFPTENGGLGHEGWGWIDAVGPGVDDLQPGDRVAALSYHAYAEYDVAAADAVVKLPDSLAGQPFPGEPLGCAMNIFERSGVEEGQTVAIVGLGFLGALLTQLCVDAGATVIGISRRPFALEVGRRAGAQTTLAWNDSGAVLDEVRSLTDRALCDVVIEAVGKQSSLDLASELTGERGRLVIAGYHQDGPRQVNMQMWNWRGLDVINAHERDPAVYVSGIRKAVYAVASGRIDPGRLLTHRFDLSELGEALNATRDRPDGFLKAVVVL